A portion of the Etheostoma cragini isolate CJK2018 chromosome 13, CSU_Ecrag_1.0, whole genome shotgun sequence genome contains these proteins:
- the brwd3 gene encoding bromodomain and WD repeat-containing protein 3, protein MAREQCSQTEAELYYLITRFLQSGPCKKASQILVEELEEYELIPQRWSWDGEKYKRTFQDWVILNQHIPADYLLRVCQRIGPLIEKEIPPSVPGVQTLLGLGRQSLLRSTKSCSHKVCSGSAVAALHRGRPPEPPVSNGHPPNVVSIMGARQASGTARFSQTLPSSSYQHMKIHKRILGHLSSVYCVAFDRTGRRIFTGSDDCLVKIWATDDGRLLSTLRGHSAEICDMAVNHENSLIASASCDKTIRVWCLRTCAPITVLQAHGASITSIQFCPAVKGTTRYLASTGADGMVCFWKWHSHNMKFHDQPVKFVERSRPGVQVSTSSFSSGGMFMATGGTDHLIRVYYLGAETPVKVSEMDAHTDKVVVVQFSNNSDSLRFVSGSRDGTARIWHYQQQEWKSITLDIAARLPGSTVTNGDDKTKLVVTMVAWDRADSTVITAVSNYLLKVWSTTTGQLLHILSGHDDEVFVLEAHPFDSRIMLSAGHDGNIYMWDLAKGAKIRNFFNMIEGQGHGAIFDCKFSADGQHFACTDSHGHLLIFGFGCSRPYEKIPDQMFFHTDYRPLIRDSNNYVLDEQTQQAPHLMPPPFLVDVDGNPHPPHYQRLVPGRESCKEDQLVPQLGYMANSDGELVEQVLGQQTAENRESLLDNLIRQLQNEQDQRQNEEEPAEEEEAGGEEEVEASSSAAESHRSRQVDGVWQMQHNALRSQVATERDLLAWSRRVMVNEVPQGISRVSEECRKAKGDMECSLYNAERRKKPVTCTPKNDLLTSRLRSLRPTKKKQQRHTYQTRSAQVRRPGTRSRNSTNRRNSDSQIDSDSDGNAAAEVEQSEASSDGEAQWQSESSSSDSSSEYSDWTADAGINLQPPKRPTRRPVQPQGYSSSEEEEGDGKGKEAKKRDNEKRKKPKETKQKPTSSLAGLDAEEWLPPSWIMETIPHRSPFVPQMGDELIYFKQGHQAYVRAVRRAKAYSINPQKQPWNRLDLRDQESVKVVGIKYEVGPPTLCCLKLAFLDPVSGKMTNDSFSLKYHDMPDVIDFLVLQQFYNEAKEHNWQPGMRFRSIIDDAWWFGSVEDQQPLQPEYPDSLFQCYAVKWDNGEREKMSPWDMEPIPEEAALPEQVGDGVEVAEEELMALLYTPQEGEWGAHTRDEDCERILHGIDQLLTLDVAKAFASPVNLRDYPLYCTAVAYPTDLSTIRKRVENHFYRRISALMWEVRYIEHNARTFNEPQSPIVATAKVVTDVLLHYIGDQSCTDILDLHHKLKSEISSGEEAEAELDVDSDTPGTSTGQRGANLNSKKRGVVLDVKFWRGQCKELLRRMMVSPDSVPFRRPVDLFEYPDYRNIIDMPMDLATVSETLVAGNYESPMEFAKDVRLIFSNSKAYTPNKKSQIYTMTLSLSAFFEKNIISIISDHKSAIQNERRTRQRLSYRNRMHNGGSSPPISPSPSPNGKHKSGKVSKPKTSRTSAKNRPLRPHQVQQSSSVAEEEDTQPSSPSSGTSSSENRNQGPHRVTRSQATPVKKSGRQRKLPPSNGSRQRPEREAPPSEDDEKADSGSNRSSSESSSTSSSSSSSSSSDSENSSESEMEKYVEGGDHDYSKAPCLSVRLSAKGKLAASGKRRHKGGDDAAQTAKRARVQLPVEEEEDEEEEDEEDEEEEEEQQQPLDPRHEEDEGEQQQQKDEEEEEEEDEEEEEPEEEEPEEEDDEDNSVETGAVAVTAAAAASSMRGSQCKSRRVNTRNQGRRTVLYGDESEDDGHGSKEDPLNLGMSRSGRVRRMTEKARVSHLMGWGH, encoded by the exons ATGGCAAGAGAACAGTGTTCACAAACCGAAGCTG AACTGTATTACCTCATTACCAGATTTCTGCAGTCTGGACCTTGTAAAAAAGCATCACAG ATTCTGGTTGAGGAGCTGGAGGAGTATGAG ttgatccctcaacgaTGGAGTTGGGACGGGGAGAAATACAAACGGACCTTCCAAGACTGG GTGATTTTGAATCAGCACATTCCTGCAGACTATCTGCTCCGTGTATGTCAGCGGATAGGCCCGCTTATAGAAAAGGAGATCCCACCTAGTGTTCCTGGAGTCCAAACACTTCTGGGGCTGGGAAGACAGTCATTGCTACGTTCCACCAAAA GTTGTAGCCACAAAGTATGCAGTGGCTCAGCCGTCGCTGCACTCCACCGAGGGCGTCCACCAGAACCTCCAGTCAGCAATGGACATCCTCCCAATGTCG TGTCCATCATGGGTGCTCGCCAGGCCTCAGGCACGGCTCGTTTCAGCCAGACCTTGCCGTCTTCCTCCTACCAACACATGAAGATACACAAACGTATCCTTGGCCACCTTTCTTCAGTCTACTGTGTAGCCTTTGACCGCACCGGCCGTCGGATATTCACG GGTTCTGATGATTGCCTGGTAAAAATCTGGGCCACGGATGACGGCCGGCTCCTATCAACACTTCGCGGCCACTCAGCGGAGATCTGTGACATGGCTGTCAACCACGAGAACAGCCTCATTGCCTCAGCTAGCTGCGACAAAACCATCAGAGTGTGGTGCCTGCGAACCTGTGCACCCATCACTGTTCTGCAGGCCCACGGGGCGTccatcacatccatacag TTTTGTCCTGCTGTCAAAGGGACAACGCGGTACCTGGCCTCCACCGGTGCAGATGGCATGGTGTGTTTCTGGAAGTGGCACTCGCACAACATGAAATTCCA TGATCAACCAGTCAAGTTTGTTGAGCGGTCACGTCCAGGAGTACAGGTCTCCACTTCCTCTTTCAGCAGCG GTGGTATGTTCATGGCCACCGGTGGCACTGATCATTTGATCAGAGTCTACTACCTTGGTGCTGAAACTCCGGTGAAGGTCTCTGAGATGGATGCACACACG gATAAAGTCGTTGTGGTACAGTTTAGCAACAACAGTGACAG CCTAAGGTTTGTGAGTGGCAGTCGCGACGGCACAGCCAGGATCTGGCATTACCAGCAACAGGAGTGGAAGAGCATCACTTTAGACATTGCTGCCAGGCTGCCTGg GAGTACTGTCACCAATGGGGATGATAAAACCAAGctggttgttaccatggtggcTTGGGACCGTGCAGATAGCACTGTCATCACAGCAGTGTCGAACTACCTGCTTAAAGTGTGGAGCACAACCACTGGACAGCTATTGCACATTTTATCT GGTCATGATGATGAGGTGTTTGTGCTGGAGGCTCACCCATTTGACTCCCGCATCATGCTTTCAGCCGGCCATGATGGCAACATTTACATGTGGGACCTGGCCAAAGGAGCCAAGATCCGCAACTTCTTCAACATG ATTGAAGGGCAAGGCCACGGTGCTATTTTTGACTGCAAGTTCTCAGCTGACGGACAGCATTTTGCCTGCACTGACTCACACGGCCATTTGCTCATCTTTGGCTTCGGCTGCAGTAGACCATATGAGAAG ATACCTGACCAGATGTTCTTCCACACGGACTACCGACCTCTTATCCGTGACTCTAATAACTACGTGCTGGACGAGCAGACGCAGCAAGCCCCACACCTCATGCCTCCACCCTTCCTGGTGGATGTTGATGGAAATCCTCACCCTCCTCACTACCAGCGCCTGGTTCCAGGAAGAGAGAGCTGCAAGGAGGATCAGCTAGTACCCCAGCTAGGATACATGGCTAACA GTGATGGGGAGTTGGTGGAGCAGGTGCTCGGCCAGCAAACggcagaaaacagagaaagccTATTAGACAATCTCATCAGACAGTTGCAGAATGAGCAGGACCAGCGTCAGAACGAAGAAGAGCCggctgaagaggaagaag CGGGAGGTGAAGAAGAGGTGGAGGCCTCGTCCTCGGCTGCTGAGTCACACAGAAGTAGGCAGGTGGACGGGGTGTGGCAGATGCAGCATAATGCCCTGCGGAGTCAAGTGGCCACCGAGAGGGACCTGCTGGCCTGGAGCCGCAGAGTGATGGTCAATGAAGTGCCACAAGGGATATCCAG agtTTCGGAGGAGTGCAGAAAAGCCAAAGGTGACATGGAATGTTCTCTATAcaatgcagagaggaggaaaaaaccAGTAACATGCACACCCAAG AACGATCTGTTGACGTCACGCCTGCGCTCCCTGCGGCCGACCAAGAAAAAGCAGCAGCGTCACACCTATCAGACCCGCTCAGCTCAAGTCCGCCGTCCTGGGACCAGGAGTCGAAACTCCACTAACCGACGTAACTCTGACAGCCAGATAGACTCTGACAGTGATGGAAAT GCAGCAGCAGAGGTGGAGCAAAGCGAAGCCTCCTCCGATGGTGAAGCTCAGTGGCAAAGCGAGAGCAGCTCCAG TGACTCCTCTAGTGAATATTCTGATTGGACAGCTGACGCTGGGATCAATCTTCAGCCGCCAAAGCGACCAACCAGGAGGCCCGTCCAGCCCCAAGGTTACAGCAGctctgaggaagaagaaggcgATGGCAAGGGAAAGGAGGCCAAGAAGAGGGATaatgagaagaggaagaagccCAAGGAGACCAAACAG AAACCCACATCCTCTCTGGCTGGGCTCGATGCGGAGGAGTGGCTGCCACCATCATGGATAATGGAGACCATCCCCCACCGCTCTCCTTTTGTTCCGCAGATGGGAGATGAG CTGATCTACTTCAAACAGGGCCATCAGGCCTACGTCCGGGCTGTGCGCAGGGCCAAGGCCTACAGCATCAACCCTCAGAAACAGCCGTGGAACAGGCTCGACCTCAGG GACCAGGAATCCGTGAAGGTGGTTGGAATTAAATATGAAGTGGGACCTCCCACCCTCTGCTGCCTAAAACTGGCTTTCTTGGACCCAGTCTCAGGGAAGATGACCAATGACTCTTTCTCCTTAAA GTACCATGACATGCCAGATGTCATAGATTTTCTGGTATTGCAGCAGTTTTACAACGAGGCTAAAGAGCACAACTGGCAGCCAG GTATGAGATTCCGCAGCATCATTGATGACGCCTGGTGGTTTGGCTCTGTGGAAGACCAGCAGCCTCTGCAGCCGGAGTATCCAGACAGCCTGTTCCAGTGCTATGCAGTAAA GTGGGATAATGGTGAGCGGGAGAAAATGAGTCCCTGGGACATGGAGCCTATACCTGAGGAAG CTGCGTTGCCTGAACAGGTGGGTGATGGCGTGGAGGTGGCCGAGGAGGAGCTAATGGCTCTGCTTTACACGCCTCAGGAGGGAGAATGGGGGGCTCACACACGAGATGAAGACTGTGAGAGAATCCTCCATGGCATCGATCAGCTTCTAACACTGG ATGTAGCCAAGGCATTCGCGTCACCAGTAAATCTGCGGGACTACCCTCTGTACTGCACCGCGGTGGCTTACCCTACTGACCTCAGCACCATCCGCAAACGAGTGGAGAACCACTTCTACAG GCGGATCTCTGCACTAATGTGGGAGGTGCGCTACATTGAACACAATGCCCGCACTTTCAATGAACCCCAGAGCCCCATTGTAGCAACTGCCAAGGTGGTGACTGACGTTCTCCTTCACTACATTGG GGACCAGAGCTGCACAGACATCTTGGATCTGCATCACAAACTGAAGTCTGAGATCAGCAGTGGAGAAGAAGCTGAG GCTGAGTTGGATGTGGACTCTGACACTCCAGGCACATCTACAGGACAGCGG GGAGCCAACCTGAATTCCAAGAAGCGAGGTGTGGTCTTGGATGTGAAATTCTGGCGAGGTCAATGCAAAGAGCTTCTGCGTCGTATGATGGTCTCGCCAGATTCTGTGCCGTTCAGGCGGCCAGTGGACCTCTTTGAGTATCCG GACTATCGGAACATCATCGACATGCCAATGGATCTGGCTACAGTGTCAGAGACGCTGGTTGCAGGGAATTATGAAAGCCCGATGGAGTTTGCCAAGGACGTGCGCCTCATTTTCAGCAACTCCAAAGCATATACGCCTAACAAGAAATCACAG ATCTACACCATGACCCTCAGCCTGTCGGccttctttgaaaaaaacatcatctcGATCATCTCGGACCACAAGTCTGCCATTCAGAATGAACGGCGGACTCGTCAGAGACTCAGTTACAGGAACAGAATGCACAACGGAGGCAGCTCCCCGCCTATCAGTCCATCCCCCAG CCCTAACGGGAAGCACAAGTCAGGAAAGGTGTCGAAGCCAAAAACATCCCGGACCTCAGCGAAGAATCGTCCCCTGAGACCACATCAGG TTCAGCAAAGCAGCAGTGtagcagaggaggaggacacCCAGCCTTCTTCCCCAAGTTCAGGGACGAGCAGCAGCGAGAACAGAAACCAGGGGCCACACCGTGTGACCCGCAGCCAAGCAACGCCGGTGAAGAAGTCAG GGCGCCAGCGCAAGCTGCCTCCAAGTAACGGCTCCAGACAGCGCCCCGAGCGAGAAGCGCCGCCGTCTGAAGATGATGAGAAGGCGGATTCCGGGTCCAACAGATCATCGTCGGAGTCATCCTCCACCTCATCATCGTCCTCTTCCTCGTCATCGTCGGACAGCGAGAACAGCTCAGAGTCTGAGATGGAGAAGTACGTGGAAGGGGGAGATCACGACTACAGCAAAGCTCCCTGTCTGTCCGTACGCCTCTCGGCCAAGGGTAAGCTGGCGGCCTCAGGGAAAAGAAGACACAAAGGAGGCGATGACGCGGCCCAGACAGCTAAAAGAGCACGAGTGCAGCTGCcagtagaggaggaggaagacgaggaggaggaagacgaggaggatgaagaagaggaggaggagcagcagcagccattgGATCCAAGACATGAAGAGGATgagggagagcagcagcagcagaaggatgaggaggaggaggaggaagaagatgaggaggaggaggagcctgaggaggaggagcctgAGGAGGAGGACGATGAAGACAACTCTGTTGAGACAGGGGCTGTAgcagtgacagcagcagcagcagctagcaGTATGAGAGGCAGCCAGTGCAAGTCTCGACGGGTCAACACGCGCAACCAGGGCCGCAGGACAGTTCTGTACGGAGACGAGTCAGAGGACGATGGCCATGGGTCGAAGGAAGACCCCCTCAACCTGGGCATGTCCCGCTCAGGACGGGTACGCCGCATGACAGAGAAAGCCCGCGTCAGCCACCTCATGGGCTGGGGTCACTAA
- the LOC117955599 gene encoding uncharacterized protein LOC117955599, translating to MELQTEKRFHNLTLKQIQALDKVLTEVIPIHGRGNFPTLQVRAKDIIRVVKDRLVERDIQVKDIRLNGATASHVLVRDNCLGYRDLDIIFGVELPRQEDLQVIKDVVLGSLRDLLPCGVNRRKITCLTMKEAYVQKMVKVFNEHDRWSLISLSNNRAKTVGLRFVSSLRRQFEFSVDSFQIVLDRMLESYWEAERKQGGKLALNAGSLSKRDNEDEKKEQNKSSIPRDVEADIERDSSRESPCQDEAVSVLEKELPLAKVEHADGKQEAQELLKPESYNLQQVGVDGTEDVHSEEDIVFEICGKNGEEKGQFHSDYPLVSSPKALLTDVRDPLLTHACLKPQINEELSESQASQPADKSAEQEKVHCAEMTQFKADSVICRTDNTSSPKDSHLECSFPPPAKKTCSTSQEIVPKYCPSPKLQRKMSRKMISMPEKWSLLTDLSDLTTQLFPPIEIPKPHQPKPPLLDSDQVHGSNVPAFKPEPLDTLTAPMSSPASSLQDGTGLNETVEQTVKPKHSKKPPDSETQSHTRAAHVQPQINVQTPELADTVPNGCGASSWAGAAGEPTITVEAECMYGDFEQAMDHLRHRLIATHNPEEIRGGGLLKYSDLLVRNFRPASETEIKSLERYMCSRFFIDFPDVREQQRKIKAYLQCHFIGNEETSKYDYLMTLRRVIDESTVCLMGHERRQTLNMITVLALRVLGEQNAIPNTANVTCFYQPAPYMTEPIYSSYFITQAQPPLVYHPYPLHVHMQTGLV from the coding sequence ATGGAGCTTCAAACGGAGAAGAGGTTCCACAACTTGACCCTCAAGCAAATCCAGGCTCTGGACAAGGTCTTGACTGAGGTGATCCCCATCCACGGGCGAGGGAATTTCCCCACACTGCAGGTGAGAGCTAAAGACATCATACGTGTGGTGAAGGATCGGCTGGTCGAAAGAGACATCCAGGTGAAAGATATACGGCTGAATGGCGCGACGGCCAGCCACGTGCTGGTGAGGGATAACTGCCTGGGCTATAGAGACTTAGACATCATTTTTGGAGTGGAGCTGCCCAGGCAGGAGGACCTCCAGGTCATAAAGGACGTGGTGCTGGGCAGCCTACGAGACCTCCTTCCTTGTGGAGTTAACAGACGGAAGATCACCTGCCTGACAATGAAGGAGGCCTACGTGCAAAAGATGGTGAAAGTTTTCAATGAGCACGACAGATGGAGCCTGATCTCGCTTTCTAACAACAGAGCTAAAACCGTGGGCCTCAGATTTGTCAGCTCCCTTCGAAGGCAGTTTGAGTTCAGTGTGGACTCCTTCCAGATAGTATTAGACCGTATGCTGGAGTCTTATTGGGAGGCTGAAAGGAAACAAGGAGGAAAGCTGGCCTTGAATGCTGGGAGTTTGTCTAAAAGAGACAAtgaggatgaaaaaaaagagcaaaataaatCGAGCATTCCTCGGGATGTTGAAGCGGATATTGAAAGGGACTCCAGCAGAGAAAGTCCATGCCAGGATGAAGCTGTTTCTGTGCTTGAGAAAGAGCTTCCACTTGCAAAGGTTGAGCATGCGGATGGAAAGCAAGAAGCACAGGAGCTGTTAAAACCTGAGAGCTATAACTTACAACAGGTGGGAGTGGATGGCACAGAGGATGTCCATTCAGAGGAGGACATTGTGTTTGAGATATGTGGAaaaaatggagaagaaaaaggacagTTTCACAGTGATTATCCTCTAGTTTCATCCCCTAAAGCTTTATTAACAGATGTCAGGGATCCATTGCTGACACATGCATGTTTAAAGCCACAGATTAATGAAGAGCTGTCTGAGTCACAAGCTTCCCAACCAGCAGACAAGTCAGCTGAACAGGAAAAAGTCCATTGTGCAGAAATGACTCAGTTCAAAGCTGACTCTGTAATCTGCAGGACTGACAATACCTCAAGTCCAAAAGATTCACATCTTGAATGTTCCTTTCCTCCTCCGGCTAAGAAAACGTGCAGCACATCACAGGAAATTGTACCAAAATATTGCCCTTCACCAAAATTACAAAGGAAAATGTCAAGGAAGATGATCAGTATGCCGGAGAAATGGTCTTTACTGACTGATTTGTCAGATCTTACAACACAGCTGTTCCCACCTATAGAAATACCCAAACCACATCAGCCAAAGCCTCCTTTACTGGACAGCGATCAAGTTCATGGCTCAAATGTTCCCGCCTTTAAGCCAGAACCCCTAGACACCCTCACAGCTCCCATGTCCAGTCCAGCCAGTTCACTTCAGGATGGGACTGGCTTGAATGAAACTGTGGAACAAACTGTTAAGCCAAAACACTCGAAGAAGCCTCCTGATTCAGAGACTCAAAGCCACACACGTGCAGCACATGTACAGCCTCAGATTAATGTGCAAACACCCGAGCTGGCCGACACTGTCCCCAACGGGTGCGGGGCGAGCTCATGGGCCGGGGCAGCAGGGGAGCCCACAATCACTGTTGAAGCAGAGTGCATGTACGGCGACTTTGAGCAGGCGATGGACCACCTCCGCCACCGCCTCATCGCCACCCACAACCCAGAGGAGATCCGAGGAGGGGGCCTGCTCAAATACAGCGACCTGCTGGTGAGGAACTTCCGACCAGCCAGCGAGACAGAGATCAAGTCCTTGGAGCGCTACATGTGCTCACGCTTCTTCATTGACTTTCCTGATGTGAGAGAGCAGCAGCGGAAGATCAAGGCCTACTTGCAGTGCCATTTCATTGGCAATGAGGAGACAAGCAAGTACGACTACCTGATGACCCTGCGGCGTGTGATAGACGAGAGCACGGTGTGTTTGATGGGACACGAGAGGAGACAGACGCTCAACATGATCACAGTCCTGGCTCTGAGGGTGCTGGGCGAGCAAAACGCCATCCCCAACACGGCCAACGTCACCTGTTTCTATCAGCCGGCTCCATACATGACAGAGCCGATTTACAGCAGCTACTTCATCACCCAGGCCCAGCCCCCACTTGTCTACCACCCCTACCCGCTGCATGTCCACATGCAGACTGGCCTGGTGTAG